Below is a genomic region from Parageobacillus toebii NBRC 107807.
GACCGAGTTTTAGGCAGAAGATTGGCGATTACGATTGGCGGTATTACGATGGCGCTCGGTAACATCGTACTGTTTGCCATCAATAACCAAATAGGACTATATATCGGCCTAATTTTATTGATTATCGGTAATGGCTTCTTTAAACCAAATATTTCAACACTTGTCGGGGAACTTTATGCTCCAAACGATAAACGGAAAGACGCAGCATTCACCATTTTCTATATGGGAATTAACTTGGGAGCATTATTTGCGCCACTTGTATGCGGATATTTAGCGGAAAAATATTTCGCAACGAACATCAATGGCGTCATCCATTACGGATTTAAATACGGATTTTTAGCTGCTGCGATCGGTATGATTATTGGACAATTAATTTTCAATATATTTGGAAATCGTTATTTAGGAGATATCGGTAAAAAACCTACCGGCGCACCAGTGAAAACAAATAAGGAAACAAAAACAAAAACACCTTTAACAAAACAAGAAAAACAAAACGTTGCCGTTATTTTTATTTTAACATGCTTTGTTATTTTCTTCTGGGCTGGATTTGAACAAGCGGGAAGTTCGTTAACATTGTATACAGACAAATTCATCGATAAATCGATTGGCGGCTGGACGATGCCTACTTCTTGGTTCCAATCACTGAACCCATTCTTTATTATCGTGTTGGCACCAATTGTTTCGCAAATCTGGATCAAGCTTTCGAATTCAAAACGTGGTGACTTGCCAATTCCAGCAAAAATGGGTCTTGGCATGATTTTACTTGGTCTTGGATTTGCCGTACTAATTCCAGCTGTATTACAAACAGGAAGCGACGAACATCATGTTGTTGAAAAAGCGAATTTGTTATTCATTATTTTCACTTACTTCCTTCACACGCTCGGTGAACTTTGCTTATCACCGGTTGGATTGTCCATGGTAAGTAAACTTGCTCCTGTTCGATTAGCATCGCTTCTCATGGGTGTATGGCTAGCGGGAACTGGTGTCGCGCAATTGTTGGCTGGCCAATTAGCGGCGTTTACGCAGTCGTTAGGCTATTTAGAAATTTTCAGCTTAATTAGCGGTGTAACCATCGGACTAGGGCTTATTTTGCTATTATTGACGAAAAAACTTGTGCGAATGATGAACTAAAAAGCTGGATCCCTTTTATGGGACCAGCTTTTTTTCATAATTTTTTTCTGTTGGCTCACCCTATAACTAGTGAGGTGACACATTGATGAATAAACAAACTCTTTTCGCTATCACTGCTGGAGTTGCTATTCTTTTTATTATGATTGCAGCAATTGTGACGACATATCGTCCGACAGTCCACCATGAAGAAACGAATCAGTTAAGACCGAAACCAGCCCCTTATGTGGCAACGACGCCCCGTTCCCATCCGACTGTCGTTACATTGAATAGTCTAGCAATGGGCGAAAAAATCAAAAACAAGTTAAACAGCCACCCGAAAATAATAAAAATCGATCATAACGGCCGCGACAAAAGCCATTATTTTAATCATGAAATTACGGTTCGGTTTCGAAAGCTTCCTACAGCACAAGAGCTCCAACGAATAGAACGAGCAATCGCCGGAAAATTGATCAATCAGTTTGATCATTTTTTTATCTTTCGTTCTAACAGCAAAACATATCATGAATTACGCTATTACTTTCAATCAATTCCAACGGTTGCCTACAGTGAACCAAATTACATTTATTTGCAAAACGAAATCCCGAATGATTTATTATATTCACGTTATCAATGGAATTTGCCAGCAATCGACACCGAAGCAGGCTGGCGGTTGTCTCGAGGAAAGAAAAGCGTCACCATTGCCATTATTGATAGCGGCGTTGATTTAGATCATCCCGATCTCGTTCATCGCCTGCAAAAAGGATATAACGTTCTCGCGGATAATGCCATTCCCGAAGATGATAACGGTCACGGTACGCACGTAGCGGGCATTATCGCCTCACAGCCAAACAACGGTGAAGGTGTTGCCGGAATGACATGGTTTAATGCAATTATGCCGATCAAAGCATTAAATTCAGAAGGATATGGAACTGCCTTTGACGTGGCAAAAGGGATTCGCTGGGCGGTAGATCATGGGGCAAAAGTCATCAACTTAAGTCTTGGGAATTATCAGCCGTCCACTGTATTAGAAGAGGCCATCCGTTATGCATATGATCGCGATGTCGTACTCGTTGCCGCCTCCGGAAACGATAACACCGCACAGCCTAGCTTTCCGGCGGCATATCCTGAGGTCATCAGCGTTGGTGCTGTTAATCCCGATCTTTCTTTCGCACATTATTCTAATTATGGAACGTATTTAGATGTGGTAGCACCAGGAACAAATATTGCCAGCACTTTTTCACAGCATCGATATGCAGCACTTTCTGGGACATCCATGGCTGCACCGCACGTAACTGCATTAGCTGGTCTCATTCGTTCAATGAACCCGCATCTTACGAACGATGATGTAAAACAAATCATTATCAAGACAGCTGCTGACCTAGGGGAAAATGGAAAAGATCCGTATTATGGATATGGTTTAATCAATGTATATCGCGCACTAGAGCAGGCAAGCAGTTGGCGTTAACGATACGGGTGGAGATTACATAACATGGTGTCTCCATCCGCCTGTCTGTGTTAACATAGTTGTCGCGATGCCTACTATCGTTACTACAACAAGCGAATAAAGAAACGAAGTGGAATCAATGATGAAACTCCCAACCGTAATAATAAGCGCATCCATTATAAAAATAATAATCCCGACATTCCAATTTGTCATTTTCGCAATAAATTGTGCTAATAAATCCGTGCCTCCTGTGCTCGTCTCTTCGCGCAGCATGATGCCGATTCCGATGCCGACCAACCCCCCGCCAATGACGGAACTGATCATGGGATCAAGGATAATGATGCCGCGCAGCACGGAAAATATATCAATCATCAATGAGGAAAACAGTAAACCATGAAGGCTATTATAAAAAAACGGGCGATAGTAAAACCAAGCCATAATATAAAGGGGAATACTTAATAAAACCATCGTTAATCCTACTTTTACATGCCAAATATATTTGATGATTAAACTAATTCCAATAATCCCCCCATCTAACAAATGATGGGGAACTAAAAAAACATTAATCCCGATTGCAAGAAACATACTTCCAATAATAGTAATAGTCATTTTTTTTAACATCAGAGCGCCACCCCATTGTTCTTTACAGCTTACTTCAATCAAAATTGGTGCGCTATCGAAAAAACATCGATATAGTTATTATATGGTAACAATTTCAAAGACTTGTCTCTTATTTCTAATTTTCTATTGCTATAATTACAACAATAGATTAGAATAAAGGTATATTAATATAATTGAATATGCCGCTCATTCAACCATTGAAGTAGAGGTCGCAGCTTTTATGAGTACGGTAAACGAGACGCAGAGCACGTCAACGACTTTACCGGAAAGGAAAAGCTGCCGAAGTCTGGGCATTTCTCTGGGTGCTCAGGCTGGGGTTGTCACCGAATAGGGGCAACACTGTCATACCCGCATGAATTTGCGGGTATGGAGCGCTATCTTCATGGGAGAGTTGATGTATGCAGTTATTTCAACACTGCCGTCGAATCTCCTTCGACGGCTTTTTTTATTATATGGATGTCACAGAACATCCTATTAATAAAAATTAATAATTTTCAGATTTTTATCATAATATTTGTAAATAATAAGGGAGTGGTTCATTAATGAAAACAGCAACAAAAACAATGGTTGCTCCTTCTGCAGCTTCCCTTTCTGAGAGCGGATTGCGGCGAAAACTAAAAACACGCCATTTAACGATGATTTCCCTCGGAGGAACAATCGGTACAGGTTTATTTTTGGCAAGCGGCGGAGCAGTGCATACGGCAGGACCCGGTGGAGCACTTGCGGCATATATAGCCATTGGCATTATGGTGTACTTTTTAATGACAAGCCTTGCGGAAATGGCGGCATACATGCCTGTTTCTGGATCTTTTAGCACATATGCAACGAAATTCGTTGATCCTGCATTAGGGTTTGCATTAGGATGGAATTATTGGTACAACTGGGCGATTACGATCGCCGCGGAACTATCTGCGGTCACGATGATTATGAAATTTTGGTTTCCACATAGCCCATCGCTTTTATGGAGCGCGCTTTGCTTAAGCATTATGTTTCTTTTAAATTACTTATCGGTGAAAGGATTCGGAGAAGCGGAATATTGGTTTTCCCTCATTAAAGTGGCAACTGTCATCGTGTTTTTAATTGTCAGCTTCCTGATGATTTTCGGAATCATGGGCGGTGAAGCGATTGGCTTTAAAAACTTTACCATTGGAGATGCCCCGTTTCACGGCGGCTTTATGGCCATGTTAGGAATCTTTATGGCGGCGGGATTTTCCTTTCAGGGAACGGAATTGTTAGGGGTCGCTGCTGGAGAAACAGAAGATCCGGAACACAGCATTCCCCGCGCCATTCGCCGGGTGTTTTGGCGCATCTTGTTATTCTATGTATTAGCTATTTTGGCAATCGGCTTGTTAATCCCTTATACAGACGAAAGACTTGCCAACGGCGATGTTACAGTTAGCCCGTTTACACTCGTATTCGATAAAGCTGGAATTGCCTTTGCCGCTTCGGTAATGAACGCCGTCATTTTAACTGCTGTATTATCGGCAGGCAACTCCGGCATGTACGCGTCTACCCGCATGCTTTGGGATTTAGCCCGTGAAGGGAAAGCGCCAAAATTTTTAGCGAAACTGGATAAACGCGGAGTTCCAGTGAATGCGCTTATTGTCACTTCATTAATAGGAACGCTTGCCTTTTTAGCTTCTTTCTTTGGCGATGGTGTCGTTTATACATGGTTATTGAACGCTTCCGGAATGTCAGGGTTTATTGCATGGATCGGTATCGCTATCAGCCATTATCGATTCCGTAAAGCGTACATTGCTCAAGGAAAAAGCCTCGATGATTTACCGTATAAAGCGAAATGGTTCCCGTTCGGTCCTATTTTTGCATTTATTGTTTGCGCGATTGTTATTTTAGGACAAAACTATCAAGCATTTATTGGCGAAACGATTGACTGGTACGGGGTTCTTGTTTCGTATATTGGCCTGCCGCTCTTTATTATCGTCTGGCTCGGGTATAAGTTTGTGAAAAAAACAAAAATCGTTCCGTTGCATGAATGCGATTTGGAACAAAAATAAGGACTTGGTATGTATTACCAAGTCCTTATTTTTGTACTTTTTGCTCTTCATCATCGATAATTCCTTTTGTCGCATTTTTAAATTCACGCAACGTTTTTCCAGCCGCTTGTCCTAATTCCGGCAATTTTTTTGGGCCAAAAATTAATAGCGCGAAAAAAACGATAAGGGCAATTTCTCCAAACCCGATGTTCATACGATTCACTCCATATGCTTATTCATTCTTTTATTATTATACCATACCTAAACCGCAAGCGCCATTCGAATACGATTATTGTTCTTGCAGAAGACGAACGGGTACTTCTATTTCTTCCTCTGGGCGATTTTTTTTATAAATACGCGCCATTTCCCGTTCTTCATCCACGTGTTGAATCATTACCTGCTGCCCTTCGTATGTGACTGGCACGATTTTTCCCGATTTTGCGATTTGCTTTGCACGTATGACTTCCATTACCAATTTTCCCTCCCTTCTTCGTCCGCTTTGGCGCTATCTTCCGCTAATGAATGTAGACTTTTCCAAAACAATTCGTCATTACATACAAGGTGCACAATTTGTTCAAGTTCTCCTTCGTCCCCTTTCGCGTTGATTATTTCTAATAACTGGGTCATATCGGTCGTTTCGCGTTCTACCATCAAATTATCACACCTTTCCAAAAATTGATATACTATTGACCCCTCAAAAGAGAAGAAGTATTATTCGAATTGGTATAGATAAGAAGGGAGGAAGATACAATGAGCGAACGCGATTATTACTTTGACAATGCAAAATGCGCACTGATGCTTCTTGTCGTGTTCGGTCATTTTCTCCGCCCGTATATCGATAATGTGCTCTGGGTGCATAGCTTATATATTTGGATTTTCTTTTTCCACATGCCGGCGTTTATTTTTATCTCAGGTTATTTTGCTAAAAAATTTCATGAACAAGGATATTTAAAAAAGATAACAAAAAAATTATTGCTTCCCTACCTTATTTTTCAACTGTTGTATTCGGTTTACTATTACTTTTTATATCAAAAAGATTCCATTGAATTCGATTTGCTCACTCCCCAATGGAGTCTATGGTTTTTAATTAGCTTATTTAGTTGGAATTTGTTATTATGGATCTTTGCCAAAATCCCAAAACACGTTTCACTATTGCTTGCCCTTCTCTTAGGAGTAGGAGCGGGCATGATCGAAGCAGAGAAATGGCTAAGTATATCGCGTACGTTTACGTTTTTCCCATTCTTTTTATTAGGATTTTTCCTTCAAAAAAAGAATATTGAACGATTATTTACATGGCGCGTACGTTTATTTTCACTATTTGCACTAGTCGGGATGTTTATCATGATTCATTTCGGTTTTCCTGATTTGCCGCAAGAATGGCTATACGGTTCCAAATCATACGATACGCTCGGCGTACCAGAGGAAAAAGGAGTTTTCGTGCGCCTGGTTATTTATGGCGCAAGCACTCTGATGATGGTCAGTTTTCTCTCGCTTATTCCAAACCGTCGTTTTTCTTTCTCGGTGTTAGGCGCAAGAACATTTTATATTTATATTTTGCACGGGTTTATTTTAAAATACTTGCATGAAACAAAACTTCCAGATTTTATTATGAGCATTCACGGTTACCCGCTATTACTAGGATTGTCCGTCATCGTTGTGCTTGTTCTTGGAAGCAAACCGATTGTACGCATTATGCGCCCACTTTTGGAATGGCAATTTCCGAAAAAGAAACAGGCTGTTTCTTAAATGGCAAAAAAGAAGGTGCCCCTAACACATTGATATGATCCCCTTATAGTAGACAGAAAAAATAAAGCCAATTAATCTGTCTACTATAAGGGGATTTTTCTATGGGGAAAATACGAAAAACATATGATGCAAAGTTTAAAAAGAAGGCTGTGGATTTATATTGGAAAGAGGGCATGGGATACAAAACGGTGTCTAAAGAATTAGGGATTGATGAATCCATGGTACGTCGATGGGTGAAACGCTATGAACAGGAAGGAATGAAAGGGCTAGAGGAAAAACGAGGAAAGGCAAAAGGACCAGGCAAAGGAAGACCAAGAACTCGCCCAGAAGATCCTGAAACGAAAATCAAGCGCCTTGAGGCGGAAGTAAAGATGCTAAAAAAGCTCTTAAAGAGGTGAAAGGGGGAATGGAAGCAGTACCAGCTCATAAGAAGTTCGCGATCATTCAAGAAATGGCCGGGTGTTATGGTTCGATTCAACCATTATGTGAGATAGCAGGCGTGTCTCGAAGCGGATATTATAAGTGGGTAAAACGACAGGAACGCCCTTCTCAGAAGCAATTGGAAGACGAGCAGCTAAAGGAAAAAATCAA
It encodes:
- a CDS encoding peptide MFS transporter is translated as MSALPETQTLQSQRTKMKHPPGLYLLFFTELWERFSYYGMRAILVLYLTTELVSGGLGIKPSVAMTIYGFFTGAVYFTPLVGGYLSDRVLGRRLAITIGGITMALGNIVLFAINNQIGLYIGLILLIIGNGFFKPNISTLVGELYAPNDKRKDAAFTIFYMGINLGALFAPLVCGYLAEKYFATNINGVIHYGFKYGFLAAAIGMIIGQLIFNIFGNRYLGDIGKKPTGAPVKTNKETKTKTPLTKQEKQNVAVIFILTCFVIFFWAGFEQAGSSLTLYTDKFIDKSIGGWTMPTSWFQSLNPFFIIVLAPIVSQIWIKLSNSKRGDLPIPAKMGLGMILLGLGFAVLIPAVLQTGSDEHHVVEKANLLFIIFTYFLHTLGELCLSPVGLSMVSKLAPVRLASLLMGVWLAGTGVAQLLAGQLAAFTQSLGYLEIFSLISGVTIGLGLILLLLTKKLVRMMN
- a CDS encoding S8 family peptidase, which encodes MNKQTLFAITAGVAILFIMIAAIVTTYRPTVHHEETNQLRPKPAPYVATTPRSHPTVVTLNSLAMGEKIKNKLNSHPKIIKIDHNGRDKSHYFNHEITVRFRKLPTAQELQRIERAIAGKLINQFDHFFIFRSNSKTYHELRYYFQSIPTVAYSEPNYIYLQNEIPNDLLYSRYQWNLPAIDTEAGWRLSRGKKSVTIAIIDSGVDLDHPDLVHRLQKGYNVLADNAIPEDDNGHGTHVAGIIASQPNNGEGVAGMTWFNAIMPIKALNSEGYGTAFDVAKGIRWAVDHGAKVINLSLGNYQPSTVLEEAIRYAYDRDVVLVAASGNDNTAQPSFPAAYPEVISVGAVNPDLSFAHYSNYGTYLDVVAPGTNIASTFSQHRYAALSGTSMAAPHVTALAGLIRSMNPHLTNDDVKQIIIKTAADLGENGKDPYYGYGLINVYRALEQASSWR
- a CDS encoding YitT family protein; its protein translation is MLKKMTITIIGSMFLAIGINVFLVPHHLLDGGIIGISLIIKYIWHVKVGLTMVLLSIPLYIMAWFYYRPFFYNSLHGLLFSSLMIDIFSVLRGIIILDPMISSVIGGGLVGIGIGIMLREETSTGGTDLLAQFIAKMTNWNVGIIIFIMDALIITVGSFIIDSTSFLYSLVVVTIVGIATTMLTQTGGWRHHVM
- a CDS encoding amino acid permease, coding for MKTATKTMVAPSAASLSESGLRRKLKTRHLTMISLGGTIGTGLFLASGGAVHTAGPGGALAAYIAIGIMVYFLMTSLAEMAAYMPVSGSFSTYATKFVDPALGFALGWNYWYNWAITIAAELSAVTMIMKFWFPHSPSLLWSALCLSIMFLLNYLSVKGFGEAEYWFSLIKVATVIVFLIVSFLMIFGIMGGEAIGFKNFTIGDAPFHGGFMAMLGIFMAAGFSFQGTELLGVAAGETEDPEHSIPRAIRRVFWRILLFYVLAILAIGLLIPYTDERLANGDVTVSPFTLVFDKAGIAFAASVMNAVILTAVLSAGNSGMYASTRMLWDLAREGKAPKFLAKLDKRGVPVNALIVTSLIGTLAFLASFFGDGVVYTWLLNASGMSGFIAWIGIAISHYRFRKAYIAQGKSLDDLPYKAKWFPFGPIFAFIVCAIVILGQNYQAFIGETIDWYGVLVSYIGLPLFIIVWLGYKFVKKTKIVPLHECDLEQK
- a CDS encoding twin-arginine translocase TatA/TatE family subunit, with the translated sequence MNIGFGEIALIVFFALLIFGPKKLPELGQAAGKTLREFKNATKGIIDDEEQKVQK
- a CDS encoding H-type small acid-soluble spore protein, with the translated sequence MEVIRAKQIAKSGKIVPVTYEGQQVMIQHVDEEREMARIYKKNRPEEEIEVPVRLLQEQ
- a CDS encoding acyltransferase family protein; this translates as MSERDYYFDNAKCALMLLVVFGHFLRPYIDNVLWVHSLYIWIFFFHMPAFIFISGYFAKKFHEQGYLKKITKKLLLPYLIFQLLYSVYYYFLYQKDSIEFDLLTPQWSLWFLISLFSWNLLLWIFAKIPKHVSLLLALLLGVGAGMIEAEKWLSISRTFTFFPFFLLGFFLQKKNIERLFTWRVRLFSLFALVGMFIMIHFGFPDLPQEWLYGSKSYDTLGVPEEKGVFVRLVIYGASTLMMVSFLSLIPNRRFSFSVLGARTFYIYILHGFILKYLHETKLPDFIMSIHGYPLLLGLSVIVVLVLGSKPIVRIMRPLLEWQFPKKKQAVS
- a CDS encoding transposase translates to MGKIRKTYDAKFKKKAVDLYWKEGMGYKTVSKELGIDESMVRRWVKRYEQEGMKGLEEKRGKAKGPGKGRPRTRPEDPETKIKRLEAEVKMLKKLLKR